One bacterium DNA segment encodes these proteins:
- the surE gene encoding 5'/3'-nucleotidase SurE: MKRILLTNDDGADYPGLAIMAEALAGLGELTVVAPDGPRSGTSMAGSFHGVLAVSSKRLANGLAVTVLDGFPVDCVRYGLVRMGPPPPDLVVVGINHGLNLASDLHYSGTVGAARDAAMWGIPSLAVSSGSLDGSGHWGRPEEADLRLAAAWGADIARKILDEGLEPGRFLNLNVPAGAHGPVRGLMETTPGDIVTAIGYREEPGGVSLYGYDDPPEGQHPESDVAAILAGYVSLSRLDSGCANPCWKVAEKEAMPRQNDG; this comes from the coding sequence GTGAAACGGATTTTACTGACCAACGACGACGGGGCGGACTACCCGGGGCTGGCGATTATGGCCGAGGCGCTCGCCGGGCTGGGCGAGTTGACGGTCGTGGCGCCCGACGGGCCGCGCTCCGGCACCTCCATGGCCGGTTCCTTCCACGGGGTGCTCGCCGTGAGCTCCAAGCGCCTGGCGAACGGGCTCGCCGTCACCGTCCTGGACGGCTTCCCGGTGGACTGCGTCCGTTACGGTCTGGTGCGGATGGGCCCTCCGCCGCCTGACCTGGTCGTGGTGGGGATCAACCACGGGCTCAACCTGGCCTCGGACCTCCACTACTCGGGAACGGTGGGCGCGGCCCGTGACGCGGCGATGTGGGGCATACCCTCCCTGGCCGTCTCCTCCGGCTCCCTGGACGGTTCCGGCCACTGGGGGAGGCCGGAGGAGGCGGACCTGCGGCTGGCCGCGGCGTGGGGTGCGGACATCGCGCGGAAAATACTCGACGAGGGCCTGGAGCCGGGGCGATTCTTGAACCTTAACGTCCCCGCCGGGGCGCACGGCCCGGTTCGCGGCCTCATGGAAACCACGCCGGGGGACATCGTCACCGCCATCGGTTACCGCGAGGAGCCCGGAGGGGTCAGCCTCTACGGCTACGACGACCCGCCCGAGGGGCAGCATCCCGAGAGCGACGTCGCCGCCATCCTCGCCGGGTACGTCTCTCTCTCCCGCCTCGACAGCGGCTGCGCGAACCCCTGCTGGAAAGTCGCGGAAAAGGAAGCCATGCCCCGGCAAAACGATGGATAG
- a CDS encoding SMR family transporter — protein MTYLALALGIVFNAGANILMKVAMRGIGTLDSLGLGPYAKGMLSSGWLWGGLASFAAALVFYTYVLSKLNLSVAYPVFTSVGFAIVIVVSALMLKESITWWQVAGFVLIVAGVWLVVAKQAVA, from the coding sequence ATGACCTACCTAGCGCTCGCCCTGGGCATCGTCTTCAACGCCGGGGCCAACATCCTGATGAAGGTGGCGATGCGCGGCATCGGCACCCTGGACTCCCTGGGCCTCGGGCCCTACGCCAAGGGGATGCTCTCCAGCGGCTGGCTCTGGGGCGGCCTGGCCAGCTTCGCCGCCGCTCTGGTCTTCTACACCTACGTCCTGTCGAAGCTCAACCTCTCCGTGGCCTACCCCGTCTTCACCTCAGTGGGCTTCGCCATCGTCATCGTCGTCAGCGCCCTGATGCTGAAAGAAAGCATCACCTGGTGGCAGGTGGCGGGATTCGTCTTGATCGTCGCCGGGGTGTGGCTGGTCGTGGCCAAGCAGGCGGTCGCCTGA